In a genomic window of Streptomyces sp. SJL17-4:
- a CDS encoding polysialyltransferase family glycosyltransferase yields MAPAPVTDQAPALDPATDGRPVQIFQVSTLYGAATLAASLDAGQFGPREDHRRLLLISRNAEIPETALRMETMTGYERIAARFDGVLDWNETIHPYHPAAWAPRPEEAPLWQRVMRTAWDLGTAPVELIVESIQVNPAKALAGTFPESAVHVYADGLMSYGPTRNDLAQSVACRIRRVLHLDLVPGLRPLLLSEYGVEPELVPDDAFRAVLAEIAEEAADDPEIVRAAAAEPTALMLGQYLAALNLLTVEEEEELHVRMLRGATEAGHRSVVFKPHPTAPVGYSTALQEEAERSGVRLTVLDGPLLAETFYERCRPRLVVGCFSTAMFTAAVYYGVPIARVGTAEVLERLTPFENSNRIPLTVVDHLVADLEEGEEPVVPGAAPDSLTPLVRAVGYCMRHKSHPGMREEAAAFLAAHHAAPGIAHHFDPERLTQLGLPGGTETPAQGSGRQSRLRRSLVRSRRG; encoded by the coding sequence ATGGCCCCCGCCCCCGTCACCGACCAGGCACCGGCGCTCGACCCGGCCACCGACGGCCGCCCGGTCCAGATCTTCCAGGTGTCCACCCTGTACGGCGCCGCCACCCTCGCGGCCTCGCTGGACGCCGGCCAGTTCGGCCCCCGTGAGGACCACCGCCGGCTCCTGCTGATCTCGCGCAACGCCGAGATCCCGGAGACCGCGCTGCGCATGGAGACGATGACCGGTTACGAGCGGATCGCCGCCCGCTTCGACGGCGTCCTCGACTGGAACGAGACGATCCACCCGTACCACCCCGCCGCCTGGGCCCCCCGCCCCGAGGAGGCCCCGCTCTGGCAGCGCGTGATGCGCACCGCGTGGGACCTCGGCACCGCCCCGGTCGAGCTGATCGTCGAATCCATCCAGGTCAACCCCGCCAAGGCGCTGGCCGGCACCTTCCCCGAGAGCGCCGTCCACGTCTACGCGGACGGCCTCATGAGCTACGGACCGACCCGCAACGACCTCGCGCAGTCGGTCGCCTGCCGCATCCGCCGGGTCCTCCATCTCGACCTGGTGCCGGGCCTGCGCCCCCTCCTCCTGAGCGAGTACGGCGTGGAGCCGGAGCTCGTCCCCGACGACGCCTTCCGCGCGGTCCTCGCCGAGATCGCCGAGGAGGCGGCCGACGACCCCGAGATCGTCCGGGCGGCCGCCGCCGAGCCCACGGCCCTGATGCTCGGCCAGTACCTCGCCGCCCTCAACCTCCTCACCGTCGAGGAGGAGGAGGAACTGCACGTACGGATGCTCCGTGGCGCCACGGAGGCCGGACACCGCTCGGTGGTCTTCAAGCCGCACCCGACCGCGCCCGTCGGCTACTCCACGGCGCTCCAGGAGGAGGCGGAGCGGTCCGGCGTGCGGCTCACCGTCCTCGACGGACCGCTGCTCGCCGAGACCTTCTACGAGCGGTGCAGGCCCCGGCTCGTCGTCGGCTGCTTCTCGACCGCGATGTTCACCGCCGCCGTCTACTACGGCGTCCCCATCGCGCGCGTGGGCACGGCCGAGGTCCTCGAACGGCTCACCCCCTTCGAGAACAGCAACCGGATCCCGCTCACCGTCGTCGACCATCTGGTCGCGGATCTGGAGGAGGGCGAGGAGCCCGTGGTCCCCGGCGCCGCGCCGGACTCGCTCACCCCGCTCGTCCGCGCCGTCGGCTACTGCATGCGGCACAAGAGCCACCCGGGGATGCGCGAGGAGGCCGCCGCCTTCCTGGCCGCGCACCACGCCGCCCCGGGCATCGCGCACCACTTCGATCCCGAGCGGCTGACCCAGCTCGGTCTGCCGGGCGGCACGGAGACACCGGCCCAGGGGAGCGGCAGGCAGTCCCGGCTCCGCCGCAGTCTCGTACGGTCCCGACGGGGCTGA
- the sepH gene encoding septation protein SepH: MTSAGTTREVPMPELRVVAVSNDGTRLVLKAADSTEYTLPIDERLRAAVRNDRARLGQIEIEVESHLRPRDIQARIRAGASAEEVAQMAGIPVDRVRRFEGPVLAERAFMAERARKTPVRRPGENSGPQLGEAVQERLLLRGAEKDTTQWDSWRRDDGTWEVLLVYRVAGEVHTASWTYDPPRRLVQAVDDEARALIGETDDTIAAAPEPSFPFVPRIARLPRDRPLDRALDRQIDRPDRQLERAHASVEPEDERDSLTSLLEAVPSFRGDMIVPDQPDSEPSEEVEAEEPPAPAASAGAGSAYADVLMPRAVSGHRDRLTGTTDRQAEADGVRPGRRAAVPSWDEIVFGTRRKKQD; encoded by the coding sequence GTGACGTCGGCAGGCACCACCCGGGAGGTCCCCATGCCCGAACTGCGTGTCGTGGCCGTCTCCAACGACGGCACACGACTGGTGCTGAAGGCTGCTGACAGCACGGAGTACACACTTCCGATCGACGAGCGGCTTCGCGCCGCCGTGCGCAACGACCGCGCGCGCCTCGGCCAGATCGAGATCGAGGTGGAGAGCCACCTCCGCCCCCGCGACATCCAGGCCCGGATACGAGCCGGTGCCTCCGCGGAGGAGGTCGCCCAGATGGCCGGGATCCCCGTCGACCGCGTACGTCGCTTCGAGGGCCCCGTGCTCGCGGAGCGCGCCTTCATGGCCGAGCGGGCCCGCAAGACCCCGGTCCGCAGGCCCGGCGAGAACAGCGGGCCGCAGCTCGGCGAGGCGGTGCAGGAGCGGCTGCTGCTGCGCGGCGCCGAGAAGGACACCACGCAGTGGGACTCCTGGCGGCGCGACGACGGCACCTGGGAGGTGCTGCTCGTCTACCGCGTCGCGGGCGAGGTCCACACGGCCAGCTGGACGTACGACCCGCCCCGGCGGCTCGTCCAGGCCGTGGACGACGAGGCGCGTGCCCTGATCGGCGAGACGGACGACACGATCGCCGCCGCGCCGGAACCGAGCTTCCCCTTCGTGCCGCGGATCGCCCGGCTGCCCCGGGACAGGCCGCTCGACCGCGCCCTGGACCGTCAGATCGACCGGCCGGACCGCCAGCTGGAGCGGGCGCACGCGTCCGTGGAGCCGGAGGACGAGCGGGACTCGCTGACCAGCCTCCTGGAGGCCGTGCCGAGCTTCCGCGGCGACATGATCGTGCCCGACCAGCCGGACTCGGAGCCCTCGGAAGAGGTCGAGGCGGAGGAGCCGCCGGCCCCGGCCGCTTCGGCGGGTGCCGGTTCCGCGTACGCCGATGTCCTCATGCCACGCGCGGTCTCGGGCCACCGGGACCGGCTCACCGGCACCACCGACCGCCAGGCCGAGGCGGACGGCGTCCGCCCGGGCCGCCGCGCGGCGGTGCCGAGCTGGGACGAGATCGTCTTCGGCACGCGGAGGAAGAAGCAGGACTGA
- a CDS encoding isochorismatase family protein, which produces MTASTTLRDVIGLPQDLPRLSESTLIMIDFQNTYRSGVMRLDEAEKAVAAGARLLAAARAAGVPVVHIVNDGGEGTPYDIRAEIGAISPEVAPIEGEKVVVKQFPNAFHATDLEETLKDLGVTGDLVIAGFMTHMCVLFTAQGAFNLGYRPTVVAEATATRPLEAPDGTVTASEALQAASLTTVTDLFGTVARTVDELVG; this is translated from the coding sequence ATGACCGCCTCCACCACCCTCCGTGATGTGATCGGCCTTCCCCAGGACCTGCCCCGCCTGAGCGAGTCCACGCTGATCATGATCGACTTCCAGAACACCTACCGCAGTGGCGTCATGCGGCTCGACGAGGCCGAGAAGGCCGTGGCCGCTGGCGCGCGTCTGCTCGCCGCCGCCCGAGCGGCGGGGGTGCCCGTCGTGCACATCGTCAACGACGGCGGCGAGGGCACTCCCTACGACATCCGTGCCGAGATCGGCGCGATCAGCCCCGAAGTCGCCCCGATCGAGGGCGAGAAGGTCGTCGTCAAGCAGTTCCCCAACGCCTTCCACGCCACCGACCTCGAAGAGACCCTGAAGGACCTCGGCGTCACCGGAGACCTGGTCATCGCCGGGTTCATGACGCACATGTGCGTCCTCTTCACCGCGCAGGGCGCCTTCAACCTCGGCTACCGCCCGACCGTCGTCGCCGAGGCCACCGCGACCCGTCCCCTGGAGGCGCCGGACGGCACCGTCACGGCCTCGGAGGCGCTCCAGGCCGCGAGCCTGACGACGGTCACCGACCTGTTCGGCACGGTGGCCCGGACGGTCGACGAGCTCGTCGGGTAG
- a CDS encoding sulfurtransferase, translated as MKPIIAVSELLSESAGARPPVLLDVRWTLGGPPGRPAYEAGHLPGAVYVDLDTELAGPPGGGGRHPLPDPEAFGAAMRRAGVSADTPVVVYDGGLGWAAARAWWLLRWAGHPDVRVLDGGLAAWTGELTEKVPTPEPGDFRPEPGALGLLDADGAAALARAGLLLDARAAERYRGDVEPIDRVGGHIPGAVSAPTTENVDAEGRFLGADTLRDRFISLGAAEGTPVAVYCGSGVSGAHEVLALEIAGIPAALYAGSWSEWSADPTRPVATGPDPR; from the coding sequence ATGAAGCCCATCATTGCCGTAAGCGAACTGTTGAGCGAGTCGGCCGGGGCCCGGCCGCCGGTTCTCCTGGACGTCCGCTGGACGCTGGGCGGCCCGCCCGGACGTCCGGCGTACGAGGCCGGGCACCTCCCCGGCGCGGTCTACGTCGACCTCGACACGGAACTCGCGGGCCCGCCCGGCGGCGGCGGACGCCACCCGCTCCCCGACCCGGAGGCCTTCGGGGCCGCGATGCGCCGGGCGGGTGTCTCCGCGGACACCCCGGTCGTCGTCTACGACGGCGGCCTCGGCTGGGCCGCGGCCCGCGCCTGGTGGCTGCTCCGCTGGGCAGGCCACCCGGACGTCCGGGTCCTGGACGGCGGTCTCGCGGCCTGGACGGGGGAGCTCACGGAGAAGGTGCCCACGCCGGAGCCCGGCGACTTCCGGCCGGAGCCTGGCGCGCTCGGGCTGCTCGACGCCGACGGGGCGGCGGCGCTGGCCCGCGCGGGGCTGCTCCTGGACGCGCGGGCGGCCGAGCGCTACCGCGGGGACGTGGAGCCGATCGACCGGGTCGGCGGGCACATCCCGGGCGCGGTCTCGGCCCCGACGACGGAGAACGTGGACGCGGAGGGGCGTTTCCTGGGCGCCGACACCCTGCGGGACCGTTTCATCTCGCTCGGCGCCGCCGAGGGGACCCCGGTCGCGGTCTACTGCGGTTCGGGCGTCTCCGGTGCCCACGAGGTCCTGGCCCTGGAGATCGCCGGCATCCCGGCCGCGCTCTACGCGGGCTCCTGGTCGGAGTGGTCCGCCGATCCCACCCGCCCGGTGGCCACGGGCCCGGACCCGCGGTAG
- a CDS encoding GntR family transcriptional regulator → MEEPVIEFHLNSRSGLSPYQQLVQQVRHALRLGLLEEGDRLPTVKDVARQMAVNPNTVLKAYRELEHDGLVAARPGVGTFVTRTLADGTLAAHGPLRKDLQRWLTKARLAGLDDESIEALFANTFRDAAGEDVA, encoded by the coding sequence ATGGAGGAACCGGTGATTGAGTTCCACCTGAACAGCCGGTCCGGGCTGTCGCCGTACCAGCAGCTCGTCCAACAGGTGCGCCACGCACTGCGTCTCGGCCTCCTGGAGGAGGGCGACCGGCTGCCGACGGTCAAGGACGTGGCGAGGCAGATGGCGGTCAACCCGAACACGGTGCTCAAGGCGTACCGGGAGCTGGAGCACGACGGCCTGGTGGCCGCCCGCCCCGGCGTCGGGACGTTCGTGACCCGGACGCTGGCCGACGGCACGCTCGCCGCGCACGGACCGCTGCGCAAGGACCTGCAACGCTGGCTGACCAAGGCCCGCCTGGCCGGGCTCGACGACGAGAGCATCGAGGCGCTGTTCGCGAACACGTTTCGCGACGCCGCCGGAGAGGACGTGGCGTGA
- a CDS encoding YfhO family protein produces the protein MPPAAETVLDEVDGEEGTGGPKPPPGSPRHRLRSPAVAGPLSAALLTAVLLALATRLSRSYPFGPVTRNIVDLGQQYLPFHAYWRSFLLGETHGDAFLNWNSGFGANFLGDIGTYLSSPFDLLVVLFPADRIELALYVVTAVKITAAGAAMALLLLRLRTGPWPVAAVLGSAYALSGWTFNFGATVPMWLDGLVAFPLLCLVGEWARTGRRPVLGPVVVALAWTANFYTAYMATIGAAVVLLVRLLTAEETADARQRIAGALRAARGVLLGIGLAAPLVVVIFLGTKVADPTPESTFAPAAWAELLARFLPATASLASPALFIGTPALALALTLPFNGAVAPRVRAGWSAAVVLVTLSLQWEPTHLLWHAGASPNGGPYRQAFVLCGLLIVAGWFSAARGVPRPPALLAGGALLGLLAWAAHGSIDIDRWTYPAFGVAAALALAAALTALLHHRRTTASEPSAPGTASASPARALTTARVLPVLAVLLLVAAQAGEAAVTGKRIEEQQRAKVAWSPRIGPWHTAVADEVARADAWPKYRTEAGEVPGGNDVLIVGGQGADYYSSLTAEVTSRTLASLGFGYYAKGRHPVTLDNPVTDALFSIGTRVRSVPTEPVRQDAPPRATVSVATTAVPPLVTVRPTRRPATHPGDSAFAEQERLLGADVYELPAVTRDGRTVSARCPAGSQAWFWAPEYLGGATLAGEPRVDFEGKPPAVRAPMRALGTVPGSGEVRIELSPERKVRLPRQPVGCLDRARLDAAVRQLTATGATEVRATGHTVTAELPPGSTGTAVLAAPRISGWRCAAGDAEPRPARAYQGLVAIPLDGRANTVSCSFRPPGLKLGGAVGLTALLALIATGVLHRRAGRRTDG, from the coding sequence GTGCCCCCCGCCGCCGAGACCGTGCTCGACGAGGTCGACGGCGAGGAGGGGACGGGCGGCCCGAAGCCTCCGCCCGGCTCCCCGCGGCACCGCCTGCGCTCCCCGGCCGTCGCCGGTCCGCTCTCGGCCGCCCTGCTCACCGCCGTCCTGCTCGCCCTCGCCACCCGGCTCTCGCGCAGCTACCCCTTCGGTCCGGTGACCAGGAACATCGTCGACCTGGGCCAGCAGTACCTGCCGTTCCACGCGTACTGGCGCTCGTTCCTCCTCGGTGAGACGCACGGAGACGCCTTCCTCAACTGGAACTCCGGCTTCGGCGCCAACTTCCTCGGTGACATCGGCACCTATCTGAGCAGCCCCTTCGACCTGCTCGTCGTGCTCTTCCCGGCGGACCGCATCGAACTCGCCCTGTACGTCGTCACCGCCGTCAAGATCACCGCGGCCGGGGCGGCGATGGCGCTGTTGCTCCTCCGGCTGCGGACCGGTCCCTGGCCGGTCGCCGCCGTACTCGGCAGCGCGTACGCCCTCTCGGGCTGGACCTTCAACTTCGGTGCCACCGTCCCGATGTGGCTCGACGGACTCGTCGCCTTCCCGCTGCTCTGCCTGGTCGGCGAGTGGGCCCGCACCGGGCGCCGCCCCGTCCTCGGCCCGGTCGTGGTCGCCCTGGCCTGGACCGCCAACTTCTACACGGCGTACATGGCGACCATCGGCGCCGCCGTCGTCCTGCTCGTACGGCTCCTCACCGCGGAGGAGACGGCCGACGCACGGCAGCGCATCGCCGGGGCGCTGCGCGCCGCGCGGGGCGTGCTCCTCGGCATCGGCCTCGCCGCGCCGCTCGTCGTGGTCATCTTCCTCGGCACCAAGGTCGCCGACCCCACCCCCGAGTCCACCTTCGCGCCCGCCGCCTGGGCGGAGCTCCTCGCCCGGTTCCTGCCGGCCACCGCGAGCCTCGCGAGCCCCGCCCTCTTCATCGGTACGCCCGCGCTCGCGCTCGCCCTCACCCTGCCCTTCAACGGAGCCGTCGCCCCGCGCGTCCGGGCCGGCTGGTCGGCCGCGGTCGTCCTGGTGACGCTCTCCCTCCAGTGGGAGCCGACCCATCTGCTCTGGCACGCGGGTGCCTCGCCCAACGGCGGTCCGTACCGGCAGGCCTTCGTCCTGTGCGGGCTGCTGATCGTCGCCGGCTGGTTCTCGGCCGCCCGGGGCGTGCCGCGTCCTCCCGCGCTCCTCGCGGGCGGCGCCCTGCTCGGGCTGCTTGCCTGGGCGGCCCACGGCAGCATCGACATCGACCGCTGGACCTACCCGGCCTTCGGCGTGGCCGCGGCCCTCGCGCTCGCCGCCGCCCTGACGGCCCTCCTGCACCACCGCAGGACCACGGCGAGCGAACCGTCCGCTCCCGGCACCGCGTCCGCCTCCCCTGCACGGGCCCTGACCACCGCGCGCGTACTGCCCGTTCTCGCCGTTCTCCTCCTCGTCGCCGCGCAGGCCGGGGAGGCGGCCGTCACCGGCAAGCGGATCGAGGAGCAGCAGCGCGCCAAGGTCGCCTGGTCCCCCCGGATCGGCCCCTGGCACACCGCCGTGGCCGACGAGGTGGCCCGCGCGGACGCCTGGCCGAAGTACCGGACGGAAGCCGGAGAGGTCCCCGGCGGCAACGACGTCCTGATCGTCGGCGGCCAGGGGGCCGACTACTACAGCAGCCTCACCGCCGAGGTGACCTCCCGCACCCTGGCCTCCCTGGGCTTCGGCTACTACGCCAAGGGCCGCCACCCGGTCACCCTCGACAACCCGGTGACCGACGCCTTGTTCTCCATCGGCACCCGGGTCCGCTCGGTGCCCACCGAGCCGGTACGACAGGACGCGCCGCCCCGGGCCACGGTGTCCGTCGCCACCACCGCCGTACCGCCGCTGGTCACCGTCCGTCCGACGCGACGGCCGGCCACCCACCCCGGGGACTCCGCGTTCGCCGAGCAGGAACGGCTCCTCGGCGCCGACGTGTACGAGCTGCCGGCCGTCACCCGTGACGGACGGACCGTCAGCGCCCGCTGCCCGGCGGGCTCCCAGGCCTGGTTCTGGGCCCCCGAGTACCTCGGCGGCGCGACCCTCGCGGGGGAGCCGCGCGTGGACTTCGAGGGCAAGCCGCCCGCTGTCCGGGCCCCCATGCGGGCCCTCGGGACGGTGCCCGGGTCCGGCGAGGTACGGATCGAACTGAGCCCCGAGCGCAAGGTCCGGCTGCCCCGTCAGCCGGTCGGCTGCCTGGACCGGGCCCGGCTCGACGCCGCCGTGCGGCAGCTGACCGCCACCGGAGCCACCGAGGTGCGCGCCACCGGACACACCGTCACGGCCGAACTTCCCCCGGGCAGCACCGGGACCGCGGTGCTCGCCGCGCCACGCATCTCCGGCTGGCGCTGCGCCGCCGGTGACGCGGAGCCGCGCCCCGCGCGCGCGTACCAGGGCCTCGTCGCGATCCCGCTCGACGGCCGGGCGAACACGGTCAGCTGCTCCTTCCGCCCGCCGGGTCTCAAGCTCGGCGGCGCCGTCGGCCTGACCGCCCTCCTCGCCCTGATCGCTACGGGAGTCCTGCACCGACGGGCCGGTCGGCGGACGGACGGGTGA
- a CDS encoding ABC transporter ATP-binding protein — MSAVLRAQGLGKRYKQRWALRDCDLDVPAGRVVGLVGPNGAGKSTLLKLASGMLTPTAGTIEVCGGRPAEGVEQLAKVGFVAQDTPTYSALSVADHLDLGKRLNPNWDDALARDRVRRLGLDPKQRAGKLSGGQRAQLALTLGIAKRPELLILDEPVAALDPLARREFMQDLMEAVAEHELSVVLSSHLVSDVERTCDYIIVLVDSQVQVADDIDDLLASHHRLTGPRRNPDTLPAGQHVITASHTDRQTTLLVRTDTTVHDPSWTVGPLGLEDIVLAYMTRPADAVRDTRPALEVLR, encoded by the coding sequence GTGAGCGCCGTCTTGCGAGCCCAGGGCCTGGGCAAGAGGTACAAGCAGCGCTGGGCGCTGCGGGACTGTGACCTGGACGTCCCCGCGGGTCGGGTGGTCGGCCTGGTCGGCCCCAACGGCGCAGGCAAGTCGACCTTGTTGAAGCTGGCCTCCGGCATGCTGACCCCGACGGCCGGCACCATCGAGGTGTGCGGCGGCCGTCCCGCCGAGGGAGTGGAACAGCTGGCCAAGGTCGGCTTCGTCGCCCAGGACACCCCGACCTACTCCGCGCTGAGCGTCGCCGACCACCTCGACCTCGGCAAGCGCCTCAACCCGAACTGGGACGACGCCCTGGCGCGCGACCGGGTCCGTCGCCTCGGTCTGGACCCCAAGCAGCGGGCCGGCAAGCTGTCCGGAGGCCAGCGCGCGCAGCTCGCGCTCACCCTGGGCATCGCCAAGCGCCCGGAACTGCTCATCCTGGACGAGCCGGTCGCGGCCCTGGACCCGCTCGCCCGACGGGAGTTCATGCAGGACCTGATGGAGGCCGTCGCCGAGCACGAACTGAGCGTCGTGCTCTCTTCCCACCTGGTCTCCGACGTGGAGCGAACCTGCGACTACATCATCGTCCTGGTCGACTCCCAGGTGCAGGTGGCCGACGACATCGACGACCTCCTCGCCTCCCACCACCGGCTCACCGGACCGCGCCGGAACCCGGACACGCTCCCGGCCGGTCAGCACGTCATCACCGCCAGCCACACCGACCGGCAGACCACCCTCCTGGTGCGCACCGACACCACGGTCCACGATCCGTCCTGGACCGTCGGCCCGCTCGGTCTGGAGGACATCGTCCTGGCCTACATGACCCGGCCCGCCGATGCGGTACGTGACACCCGACCCGCACTGGAGGTACTCCGATGA
- a CDS encoding VOC family protein, translated as MTEATRRTPGTPCWVSLMVHGLEATQEFYSALFGWEFEPGPQHLGPYVRALLDGKEVAGIGQLPPDRHLPIAWTPYLATTDADETAESIRCCGGTVAVGPLDAGEAGRMAVCSDPVGAVFGVWQAKAHHGTATAGPPGTPVWNELLTYETSSVGKFYRTVFGYEVEPVVSADHDFATLLVDGLPVASLHGVGNALPRDRGPHWMTYFEVADTDAAARLVLRLGGHVLRPPRDATAGRLALVTDPEGAVFTLVRSPAV; from the coding sequence ATGACCGAGGCGACTCGGCGCACACCCGGCACACCCTGCTGGGTGAGCTTGATGGTGCACGGGCTTGAGGCCACCCAGGAGTTCTACAGCGCGCTCTTCGGCTGGGAGTTCGAACCAGGGCCTCAGCATCTCGGCCCGTACGTACGCGCGCTGCTCGACGGCAAGGAAGTGGCGGGCATCGGCCAGCTGCCGCCCGACCGGCATCTGCCGATCGCCTGGACGCCCTACCTGGCCACCACCGACGCCGACGAGACCGCCGAGAGCATCCGCTGCTGCGGCGGCACCGTGGCCGTGGGCCCGCTGGACGCGGGCGAGGCGGGCCGGATGGCGGTCTGCTCCGACCCGGTGGGCGCGGTCTTCGGCGTCTGGCAGGCGAAGGCGCACCACGGCACGGCGACGGCGGGACCGCCCGGGACCCCGGTGTGGAACGAGCTCCTGACGTACGAGACGTCCTCGGTCGGCAAGTTCTACCGGACGGTCTTCGGCTACGAGGTGGAGCCGGTCGTGTCCGCCGACCACGACTTCGCCACGCTGCTGGTGGACGGGCTCCCGGTGGCCTCGCTGCACGGCGTCGGCAACGCGCTGCCCCGGGACCGGGGCCCGCACTGGATGACCTACTTCGAGGTCGCCGACACGGACGCGGCCGCCCGGCTCGTCCTGCGGCTCGGCGGCCATGTGCTGCGCCCGCCGCGCGATGCCACGGCGGGACGGCTCGCCCTGGTGACGGACCCGGAGGGCGCGGTCTTCACCCTCGTCAGGTCCCCCGCCGTGTGA
- a CDS encoding glycosyltransferase family 2 protein has product MPKLSVVVPFHNVGAYAPDTLRSLANNADPEFEFLLIDDCSTDDTPEILDRWRDRLPNATVIRHETNSGVAQARNTGIDAARGDYITFLDGDDWYAPGHLKAMVTGIERLDCDFARTDHVLSEGRKRNIKYAPAKRRDTVMDPRDGISPASMVTMVDYPFVPFGIYSSRLFQNGESRFETSLRTAEDRLWVWRLHLKARTFAALSLHGVFYRRGVTTSLTQITDNRQLDFIPSYDTLLADVSRDAEADRFLPKAVRTYCAMIAFHMGKVGKYEPAVAERLRVDVRDALHRMPQQVLEETLATMDTPRSTLLRSLRDTVRTA; this is encoded by the coding sequence GTGCCGAAACTGTCCGTCGTCGTACCGTTCCACAATGTCGGGGCCTATGCGCCCGACACCCTGCGCAGTCTCGCGAACAACGCGGATCCGGAATTCGAGTTCCTGCTGATCGACGACTGCTCGACGGACGACACCCCGGAGATCCTCGACCGCTGGCGCGACCGTCTGCCGAACGCCACCGTCATCCGGCACGAGACGAACAGCGGTGTCGCCCAGGCGCGCAACACGGGAATCGACGCGGCGCGCGGGGACTACATCACCTTCCTCGACGGCGACGACTGGTACGCGCCCGGCCACCTGAAGGCCATGGTGACCGGAATCGAGCGCCTGGACTGCGACTTCGCCCGTACCGACCACGTCCTCTCGGAGGGCCGGAAGCGGAACATCAAGTACGCCCCGGCCAAGCGCCGCGACACCGTGATGGACCCCCGAGACGGAATCTCGCCCGCCAGCATGGTGACGATGGTGGACTATCCGTTCGTCCCCTTCGGAATTTACAGCTCCCGTCTCTTCCAGAACGGCGAATCCCGCTTCGAGACGTCCCTGAGAACGGCCGAGGACCGCCTCTGGGTCTGGCGCCTCCACCTCAAGGCCCGCACGTTCGCGGCGCTTTCCCTGCACGGCGTTTTCTACCGCCGTGGCGTCACCACCTCGCTCACCCAGATCACCGACAACCGGCAGCTGGACTTCATTCCGTCGTACGACACCCTGCTCGCCGACGTCTCCCGCGACGCGGAGGCCGACCGGTTCCTGCCGAAGGCGGTCCGCACCTACTGCGCGATGATCGCCTTCCACATGGGCAAGGTCGGCAAGTACGAGCCCGCCGTCGCCGAGCGGCTCCGCGTCGACGTGCGCGACGCGCTGCACCGGATGCCGCAGCAGGTCCTCGAAGAGACCCTCGCCACCATGGACACCCCCCGCAGCACCCTCCTCCGGAGCCTGCGCGACACCGTAAGGACCGCCTGA
- a CDS encoding TetR/AcrR family transcriptional regulator: protein MSTARARILEATEELLATKDALAISTRAICDRAKVGMPEIYRQFGDKQGLLTAVADIGFERFLAEKRKNPLTDDPVADLRTAWDSHVAFALRNPHLYRLMFTPTGDAKPGGIKEAQAILLTAVERCRDAGRLRTSPELAGRSILSANVGVCMMALSFPDLFGDSDTAPAVRDAVIGKVTGDEREDSRIGTATVLAQALVATLTGTPTPDGATLDRLTAARRPAAPPSET from the coding sequence ATGTCGACGGCACGCGCGCGCATCCTGGAAGCCACCGAGGAACTCCTCGCCACCAAGGACGCGCTGGCGATCTCGACCCGTGCCATCTGCGACCGGGCGAAGGTCGGCATGCCCGAGATCTACCGGCAGTTCGGCGACAAGCAGGGCCTGCTCACCGCGGTCGCCGACATCGGCTTCGAGCGCTTCCTCGCCGAGAAGCGCAAGAATCCGCTCACGGACGATCCGGTGGCGGACCTGCGGACGGCCTGGGACAGCCATGTCGCCTTCGCACTCCGCAACCCGCACCTCTACCGGCTGATGTTCACGCCGACCGGCGACGCGAAGCCGGGCGGCATCAAGGAGGCGCAGGCGATCCTCCTGACGGCGGTGGAGCGCTGCCGTGACGCCGGCAGGCTCCGGACGAGCCCGGAGCTCGCCGGGCGCTCGATCCTCTCGGCCAACGTGGGCGTGTGCATGATGGCGCTCTCGTTCCCCGACCTGTTCGGGGACTCCGACACCGCTCCGGCGGTACGGGACGCGGTGATCGGGAAGGTCACCGGCGACGAGCGCGAGGACAGCCGGATCGGTACGGCGACCGTCCTCGCCCAGGCCCTGGTCGCCACCCTCACCGGCACGCCCACCCCCGACGGCGCCACCCTCGACCGGCTGACCGCCGCCCGGCGCCCGGCCGCGCCGCCCTCGGAGACGTAA